The window CGCAGACGATGAACACGATGGTGGCGTTTTGCGCCGTTTTGGCCACTTGCTGGGCCACCCAGCAAGCACCAGCCGCCGAGATACCGGCAAAGATACCTTCGGACCGCGCCATCTGGCGGCAGGTTTCTTCGGCGTCGTTTTGGCTCACGTAAATCAGCTCGTCCACCTGGCTCGGATCGTAAATTTTGGGCAGGTATTCCTCGGGCCATTTGCGGATGCCCGGAATACGCGAGCCCTCGCTGGGCTGGGCACCGATGATGCGGATGGCCGGGTTCTTTTCTTTCAAGAACCGCGACACGCCCGTGATGGTGCCGGTGGTGCCCATGGCACTCACAAAGTGGGTGACTTTGCCGCCGGTTTGCTCCCAAATTTCGGGGCCGGTGGTTTCGTAATGGATGCGCGGGTTGTCGGCGTTGGCAAACTGGTCCAGGATGCGGCCCTTGCCTTGCGCGGCCATGTTGTCGGCCAAGTCACGGGCGTATTCCATGCCGCCGCTTTTGGGCGTGAGGATCAACTCGGCACCAAACGCCTTCATGGTCTGAGCGCGTTCAATC is drawn from Limnohabitans sp. 63ED37-2 and contains these coding sequences:
- the cysM gene encoding cysteine synthase CysM; this encodes MIYPTIEDAIGKTPLVALQRLGAADMAARNNVILGKLEGNNPAGSVKDRPALSMIRRAEERGEIKPGDTLIEATSGNTGIALAMAAAIKGYRMVLIMPEDLSIERAQTMKAFGAELILTPKSGGMEYARDLADNMAAQGKGRILDQFANADNPRIHYETTGPEIWEQTGGKVTHFVSAMGTTGTITGVSRFLKEKNPAIRIIGAQPSEGSRIPGIRKWPEEYLPKIYDPSQVDELIYVSQNDAEETCRQMARSEGIFAGISAAGACWVAQQVAKTAQNATIVFIVCDRGDRYLSTGVFPA